A single Thermofilum sp. DNA region contains:
- a CDS encoding NADH-quinone oxidoreductase subunit L has translation MSAAVALEYYVAAIAAQPLVGLLVYPLQRFSHRLARALPVASSAALLAILLLGVQGGTRGVIPLVKLDPLSQIFSLMIALIGFLCMLYSYEYMARDPSPGRYYFWMLTFLSSMLLLVIADSVLLFLLAWELTSLCSFSLISHWNFRRESLAGAFKALAVTELGSSLVLLGFVLSGGITLSSALERAGAAAQTLLVLGALAKSAQYPFLIWLPDAMEAPTPVSAYLHAAAMVKAGLYLLARLSASMQAPVAWLTVVIGCVSMLAGSFLMLFPNDVKRVLAYSTISHLGLLTSTVPTAGLVPTLVHFVNHAVAKALLFLTAGAVEHETGKRSLTELGGLAAGMPITAACFTAGFLSLAGIPLFGGFVSKWLVLYSAIASGGLGWLLLVSLLASTVFAFMGLARVAGGVFFGSPVEGEKAREPGIPMSIPMLVLAAGTVLLGVYPAPLIDWAALAAGKAPPQGTSVPALPSGAVGAAVAALLLGAVAIGAVAFFVSRGLRPAAVYVCGEDPAEARTSGVHLFSDLFRASRKYLFLADPDAWVVPLAKSLHTILERKLTSRKFCIAATISLILLIALSFAVR, from the coding sequence GTGAGCGCAGCAGTGGCTCTCGAATACTATGTAGCGGCGATCGCCGCTCAACCGCTGGTCGGCCTTCTCGTCTACCCTCTCCAGAGGTTCTCGCACCGCCTAGCGAGGGCGCTTCCCGTCGCGAGCTCAGCTGCGCTGCTCGCTATTCTGCTGCTGGGCGTTCAAGGCGGTACTCGGGGCGTGATCCCCTTAGTCAAGCTCGACCCTCTCTCTCAGATCTTCTCGCTCATGATAGCGCTCATAGGTTTTCTCTGCATGCTCTACTCCTACGAGTACATGGCTCGCGACCCCTCGCCAGGAAGGTACTACTTCTGGATGCTCACCTTCCTCTCATCGATGCTGCTGCTCGTAATCGCTGATTCGGTGCTCCTGTTCCTGCTCGCGTGGGAGCTTACGAGCCTGTGCTCGTTCAGCTTGATTTCCCACTGGAACTTCAGGAGAGAGAGCCTAGCAGGAGCTTTCAAGGCGTTAGCTGTAACCGAGCTAGGCAGCTCACTCGTACTACTTGGTTTCGTGCTGTCTGGGGGCATAACGCTGAGCAGCGCGCTCGAGCGGGCGGGGGCTGCTGCGCAAACCCTTCTCGTTCTAGGCGCTCTCGCGAAGTCGGCACAGTACCCGTTTCTCATCTGGCTGCCTGACGCGATGGAGGCTCCTACTCCAGTCAGCGCGTACCTGCACGCAGCGGCTATGGTGAAAGCTGGGCTGTACCTCCTCGCTAGGCTTTCGGCATCGATGCAGGCGCCCGTCGCCTGGCTCACGGTGGTTATCGGCTGTGTCTCTATGCTGGCTGGAAGCTTTCTCATGCTCTTCCCCAACGATGTCAAAAGAGTGCTCGCCTACAGCACTATCTCGCACCTCGGTCTTCTAACATCCACGGTCCCTACAGCGGGCTTAGTGCCTACTCTCGTGCATTTCGTGAACCACGCTGTCGCTAAAGCGCTCCTCTTCCTCACTGCAGGAGCGGTAGAGCACGAGACGGGGAAGAGGAGCTTAACCGAGCTCGGAGGGCTGGCAGCGGGGATGCCCATTACTGCTGCCTGCTTCACTGCCGGCTTCCTGTCGCTCGCGGGGATCCCTCTCTTCGGAGGTTTCGTGAGCAAGTGGCTGGTTCTCTACAGCGCTATCGCCAGCGGGGGCCTTGGGTGGCTGCTTCTCGTATCGCTGCTTGCCTCCACTGTCTTCGCGTTCATGGGGTTAGCGAGGGTTGCCGGGGGAGTCTTTTTCGGCTCACCGGTAGAGGGGGAGAAGGCTAGAGAACCCGGGATTCCCATGTCGATACCTATGCTTGTGCTCGCCGCTGGTACTGTTCTCCTCGGAGTTTACCCAGCGCCTCTCATCGACTGGGCTGCGTTGGCTGCTGGAAAAGCACCGCCGCAAGGGACCTCGGTCCCCGCCCTGCCCTCGGGAGCTGTGGGCGCTGCCGTAGCTGCTCTCCTCCTTGGAGCGGTTGCCATTGGAGCTGTTGCATTCTTCGTCTCAAGAGGACTGCGTCCCGCAGCAGTCTACGTGTGCGGTGAGGACCCGGCTGAAGCGAGAACCTCAGGAGTCCACCTCTTCTCAGACCTCTTCAGAGCGTCGCGGAAGTACTTGTTCCTCGCCGACCCGGATGCGTGGGTAGTTCCGCTGGCTAAAAGCTTGCACACTATTCTGGAGAGAAAGCTTACGTCGAGGAAGTTCTGCATCGCAGCTACCATCTCGCTCATACTACTCATCGCTCTATCCTTCGCGGTGAGGTGA
- a CDS encoding NADH-quinone oxidoreductase subunit C yields MEAREVLRSLEAEGVLSGLRQLRSRRWSAAVEPGNIRRLAERMGSLKAHFSALTCIDLGDRFELIYHFDLEGELVNVSTLVPKALPALPSIADIHPPADFYEREVAEMFGVKFEGAPRSGRLLLPEDWPPGEYPLRRW; encoded by the coding sequence ATGGAAGCTCGGGAAGTTCTCCGCAGCCTTGAGGCTGAAGGAGTCCTAAGCGGTCTTAGGCAGCTCCGGTCGAGACGCTGGAGCGCTGCAGTAGAACCCGGGAACATCAGGCGTCTAGCTGAGCGCATGGGATCCCTGAAGGCTCACTTCTCAGCACTCACGTGCATCGACTTGGGCGACAGGTTTGAGCTGATCTACCACTTTGACCTCGAGGGAGAGCTGGTCAACGTGTCCACGCTGGTTCCTAAAGCTCTGCCGGCTTTACCCTCTATCGCGGATATTCACCCTCCGGCTGACTTCTACGAGAGAGAGGTGGCAGAAATGTTCGGTGTGAAGTTCGAGGGGGCGCCGCGGTCTGGGAGGCTTCTCCTGCCCGAGGATTGGCCTCCCGGAGAGTACCCGCTGAGGAGGTGGTAG
- a CDS encoding nickel-dependent hydrogenase large subunit, giving the protein MAAAIRVPFGPYHLALEEPFRVDIEAEGERVREAVVRIGYVHRGIEWLLQRKRWFEGLRIVERVCSICTQAHSQCFAQGVEELAGVEVPEKAKWIRIVVAELNRIESHLLALGVLAHKAGFSTLFMYTWYARESIMDALEMLTGNRVQYAINVLGGVRRDVDGSVKAAVEGKLHEALRLLDRFRRVFLEDRSLKSRLAGVGTLSREDAVKFSVVGPVLRASGVEWDLRRKDPYLAYDQLEFNVVVRDEGDTYARTAVRLEEVYESAKIIRQALREMPEGPLSVPVERVPPGSVVSRVEAPRGELLYCIVSDGGDTPSRVKIRTPTLPNVRVLEHILVGCQVADVPIIIGSIDPCISCEDR; this is encoded by the coding sequence GTGGCTGCCGCGATCCGCGTACCTTTCGGTCCTTACCACCTAGCGCTCGAGGAGCCTTTCAGGGTGGATATCGAGGCTGAGGGGGAGAGGGTGAGGGAAGCCGTAGTAAGGATAGGGTACGTCCATAGGGGGATCGAGTGGCTGCTTCAGAGGAAAAGGTGGTTCGAGGGCTTGAGGATAGTGGAGAGAGTTTGCTCCATATGCACGCAGGCTCACAGCCAGTGCTTCGCCCAGGGTGTGGAGGAGCTAGCCGGCGTTGAGGTGCCGGAGAAGGCGAAGTGGATCCGGATAGTGGTCGCGGAGCTTAACAGGATAGAGAGCCACCTTCTCGCGCTGGGCGTTCTCGCGCACAAAGCAGGCTTCAGCACGCTCTTCATGTACACTTGGTACGCGAGGGAAAGCATTATGGACGCTCTCGAAATGCTCACCGGGAACAGGGTTCAGTACGCGATTAACGTGCTGGGCGGGGTCAGGAGGGATGTAGACGGGAGTGTGAAAGCCGCTGTTGAGGGGAAGCTTCACGAGGCTTTAAGGCTCCTCGACCGCTTCAGGAGAGTTTTCCTCGAGGATAGGTCACTGAAGTCGAGGCTGGCGGGCGTGGGCACCTTGAGCAGGGAGGATGCGGTGAAGTTCTCTGTGGTGGGGCCTGTCCTCAGAGCTTCAGGAGTTGAATGGGATCTCAGGAGGAAGGACCCGTACCTGGCTTACGACCAATTAGAGTTTAACGTCGTCGTGAGAGATGAGGGCGACACCTACGCGAGGACAGCGGTGAGGCTCGAGGAAGTTTACGAGTCCGCGAAGATCATCCGCCAAGCTCTGCGCGAGATGCCTGAAGGGCCTTTATCGGTCCCCGTGGAGCGTGTTCCTCCCGGCTCGGTAGTGAGCAGGGTGGAGGCGCCGCGGGGAGAACTGCTCTACTGCATTGTCAGCGACGGCGGGGATACTCCTTCTCGCGTGAAGATACGCACTCCCACTTTACCCAACGTCAGAGTCCTCGAGCACATTCTCGTAGGCTGCCAGGTTGCTGACGTACCGATAATCATCGGGAGCATTGACCCGTGCATATCTTGCGAGGATAGGTGA